The genomic region aaactGGAAGTTCAGCAGCAATTGAAGCGCCTTAACAAGCCTGCTCTTAAATCCATCAAGGTTTTTAGCAACTTCATTAACATGTTTGTGTTCTATATAGTATTTTCTACTTTAGTTTTAGAAGAGTCATTCGCTTTTGTGGGTTATGGTGTCCACATGACACCCATGTACAATAGcagtgtaattttattaaaacacTGCGAATTCAAATTGATATCTATGTGTCTGTGATGAGAAAATGTATCTGATACAGAGCCCAGATGGAGATATAATCGACTGCATAGATATCTACAAGCAGCCAGCTTTTGATCATCCTTTGTTAAAAAATCACACAATTCAGGTAACTAGTTTAATTAACTAAATTTCATTTGGTATCAcgaataatttgatatttattgtaTGGTATGGACCGGGTTTGCATTGGTATCGATGCCAAATGCAATAGATGAGACCAAGTTTTTACCCAGAAAGGTTTTCATTTGATGAGAGCAACAACGCCTCTTCAAACTCCGAGCCCAAATTTACTCAACTATGGCACTTGAATGGAAGGTGTCCAGAAGGAACTATTCCCATAAGAAGAACTAAAGAAGAAGATTTATTGAGGGCAGGCTCTCCAGCAAATTATGGAAGGAAAAAATACCTTACCAACCCTAATCCTCAGGATGATGAAGAAACTATCCATGAGGtacaacttaatttttaatCAATATAATTAGCAGGTTTTGAGCTCAATGGTATCTACTATAATGAAGGACGCAAATTGACATTCACAACCTTTATTTTTCTGGTTGAGCTTCTAGCATGCAACTTACACTGAGGATGGAGATAGGTATTATGGAATGATGGCTGAGGTGAACGCGTGGAACCCCCATACCCAGGAAAGATTTGAGTTCAGCATTGCTCAATTTTGGATTATAGCTGGTACAAACGGTGTAGATCTTAATTCCATTGAAGCCGGCACGCAGGTATATCCGTATATACaatttcatcatcatcttttcttttAGGCGCATgctaaataattaattactaataattttccatttttttacaaaattattttgtgtggaaaaacaGGTCAGCGAAAGTCTATATGGAGATAAAAACACTAGACTCTTCCTGTTTTGGACTGTACGTGTTTTAATATTTGACTTCCCTACCAGCACTAGCCATGTTTACATATGctgtttcttttttggaaagcgtttttatttttatttttttttttttatcgtgGCTGCAGGCTGATGCATATCATAACACAGGTTGCTACAATCTGATGTGCCCTGGATTTGTTCAAGTCTCCCACCAGATCGCGCCGGGTGCAACCATCAGCCCTCTTTCCACCTATAATGGTCCCCAATATTCAGTCAACTTCTATGTCCGGAGGGTAGtacaatatttcattttaattactTTATTAAATACTTCTGATTTTTGGATAGACATATATGATCATATCATATGTACTTCTTTGTTCTCAAGGAAAAATTCATAGTAACAAATATTACAGATATGTTTGAAATCCTTCTGGATTTAGTTGTAATAGtgtatgttttaaattattttttcccggtttatgtatttttatataaagatttttaaatttaaagttttaattttttttcctataaaaaaaattctttgtacctgacttattttttaaaatggtgaatttaagTGTCCATGTTGTTCGGCACAAAAAGATTcagttttttctctttcattagTCTTTATTCCTTCATATATCATTCAAAATATTACAAACTGATTTGCATGATATGTACAATGAGGTAGGACATTAATGGAGACGGAAATTGGTGGTTGACAGTTGCGGACAGATTTGACTTGGGATATTGGCCATCCGCCTTATTCCCGCTCCTGTCTGATACTGCTGAAGCGGTCAAATGGGGAGGAGAGGTGATAAACTTACGTAAAGGTGGGCAGCACACCACAACACAAATGGGCAGTGGCCATTTCGCAGAAGAAGGGCCCAACAAGGCTAGTTACTTCAGCAATCTCAATGTTATTGATGGTAATAAACTTCTCAGGGCTCCCTGGCACACTCACACATTCACTCCGAAACCCGATTGCTATAATATCCAAGATTATGGAGACTACTTTTACTATGGTGGTCCTGGTAGAAACCCCAATTGTCCATGACCATTTAGattattgttttaaaattgAGGAGAAAGAGGGAAGCGTAAGAAGAGGggaattattttcttcttctcttcatgtCACACCAAATGTACCTACAATAAAACTTTCTGATTCATTAGTATATAAAGTTATTCTATGGAGTCGTTAAAATTggaaattatgtaatttaatatAGTGAAAGTTAAGATTGTgtggtataatatatatactcaTGCTTTCCTCCATTCCAAACAAAGGGTTCTGATCCTCTTCTCCATCCATTCCATCTTCCTTGGTATGCTTTGAGAGTATGTGTCTCCTCCATTATATGTGGTGTATTAGTGTTTTGGAATGTGATTATGGAAAGGCCCACCAAGGATTGAATAAGTGTATGGATTCTGTTCCCCAAAgttgtatatataaattaacAAAGCTCTATAACAGATTTCTgcggccaaaatgggcttttgcccttttcgcgaaaaaaaatcagcatatTGCCCcttttcccaaactaattagggaaatgtccttcttttgaaactcggttttttcaaattcaagttaagccctatagcgacgttttaaggagcttatagtgacatttttaaggacctatagcggcattttgtaactcgagctccataagtcgagttataggtaaaaaaaaaaacttgcatgtaactCGATTTCGTGGAGATCGAGTTACAAACGCCGCTATaagtccttaaaacgtcaccataggctctttaaaacgtcactatagggctccaaattttttttttttgaaactcgattttaagaaaatcgagtttcgaAAGAgggacatttccctaattagtttgggaaaatgggcatttgcccattttcgccagACTGCActgcaaaatagaaaataataaagaaaccCGTGGATAGAGGCTTGCTTGGCCGAACCACGTTAAAACTGTTGCCTTCTTTTCATTTATTAGCAAATTTTCAGCACTACTCAAACGTCTGTCACCCATAATTTGATGATTACGTACAAGAGAAAGCAACGTACTTGCAAATGAGTGCATTTTGATCTAATAAATATGATCATTGGATCATGCATTTTCATATGTTCAATTACAATTATTTCCACTCTTACGAGTATCCTTGGATTTCATCAAAAGTCAcattgacataaaaaaaaatattatgaaaccTTTTGATCCTAGTCAGAAGCCATTATTTATgcttatatttctaaaaatcaCAATTCTTAGACCCCACTTCTTTGACTAAATAGTTTTaagaataaatcaatttataaatcaaattaTCTTTATTTCAAATATAATCATTCGGTAAGTATAAACACCTATTGTTTTGAATTTACTTCAAAATAAGATAGTTCATAAGTGGGAAAAGATCAATGCCtataaaaattatgagaaaactTATAATGGCTACAACATTTTTGGTTCTCCTTATTCTTGTGGAAGCACAAGCTATTAACCTTGTCTCTTCATCTTTGCTTCCCTCTTTACTTCCTGATGAGGGAAAATTTTGACCAACCCACGATAGGGACGACTAACCCTGAAAAGGGACAACTAAACCTCAAAAAAGGACAACCCCTAAAAGGGAAGATCGTCCCTCAAAAGGGGACAATCAAgaggtagtgttcttgcacTCATTCTCCTCTCCTTAATCTTAGGACCTTGGATTTGAAGCTTAAAGGGTGTAAATGTAGCTTAAAGGGTCTATATGTAGATTTTTAGCTACAATCTACACAAtttgctttatcttgctttaTAAGATACTTTATTGCTTTTCCTAGCATAttctttgctttatcttgcttcCTAACATGTTCTATAGTTTTCCTAGCATGTCTCCTTGCTTTTCACCATGTTTTAATGCTTTGATGATGTTGGCCTAGGCTTCTTGGGTTAGGATATGCCTAAATTCTATGTTTGTGCTTAGATCCATATGCCTAGGTGCTTTTTGCCATGTTTTTTCCTAGATCAACATGTTTATGTGCTCCTTGTCATGTTTATGCTTCGATCTACATGTTTATGTGCTCCTTGCCATGTTTATGCTTATATCTGCATGTTTATGTGCTCCTTGCCATGTTCATGCTTAGATCTATATCTTTGAGTGCTCCATGCCTTGTTCATGTGTATAGATCTATATGTTGGTTGTTATGCCATGTGCTTCTATAGCCTTTTTGTCTCTTGATGTACCTCTTTCTTGCACTTTGGCCCTTTAGGTAGGGTATAGATCTAGATCTTGTGGTCTAGGCCAACATCCACACACCTAGGCCTATATCAAAGAGTTTGGATCATTTCCTTTATGCAAGTCTATGGATGCTTGCTTGCTCCTATGCTTGATCTCTTCTTTGCCTATCTAGATCTAGGCTTTGCCCTGTTTTGTGCCCTTCGTGGGCTTGTGCTTGTCAGTCTTTAGGGCCACTTACTTGTGTTATTGCATCCATCCCTCTTGTGGATTGGGTGTTACCACTTATGAAATACACATCCGTGGTGTCGGTGTGCTTAATGCATACCTTTTTTCCGCTTCGTGTGATGTTGTTATGCTTGCCTTGCTTGCTTTCTACCACCCATTTgtctttctttgcttctttgcaTTTTTGCACGCTGgcctacatgttcatgcataagtCTATGTGTCAGCCATGCTCCAATCTCATGGAACTATGGACAcccgatccaaacctacatttgtcatCCTAGGACAccctcttttgtttgtttgccccTTCGTGTGcttaacatgtttgtttgcccCATTTGGCTCTCTCTTTGATAGATTGTCTTTTAGCATACTTTCCTTCTAGTTATTTATTTGTCATTCCATGTTCACGCATGGAGCATGGACATTTCGAGTAAGGGTGCCACCTCCTATGTGCAAGCTAAAAGGGTAAGGATGCAAGTAAGAAGACGGAAGTCCACAAAGGGCAATGTTCAGTAGATTAAGAGGTCTAGCCTCCCTGAGTGgttttctctttccctctctctctctctcttagcctCCTTTCTAGAGCATGTATTAGGGTTCCCCCTCTCCTTGTACCTTTACCTTTCTTACTCCTTGCCGAGTTCCCTAGGTATGGCAATGTTTGCTTTACATTTCTTGTACCTTGCTGGGCCATACCCTTGGAATGTTGACAATGTCTGTCTTACTTTCCCCGCTTTGTGTGATAGCATTATgcatgatgtgtgtgtgtgcgcgcgcgggCGTGTGTGTGGGTGATCATGCACTTTGTATAATGGACTCTTGTGACTATGTGAGCAACCATCTCTAGCCGTGAGTGCTCTTGACCTTGTGACATGAGTATGTGCTTAAGGCATTTGTTGTAGGTGCATATTCATACCATACTATGTGCATAGTCACCGCGGTGTGACCGTCCTAATCCAAGTCATCAAGTGACATCGGTTTCCCCGTGTATGCAACACGTATCAACATGCTTAATGCTTTGAAGGGCTCCGGCTCATCGTAGCACAAGCATGTTGGCATGCGCTGTATACATAGGCATGAAACCCTATCGATGCACTATAGCACACCAAACATGAAACTCTGCTGAATTTTCTCCATGAAAATGGGGCATCCATTCCCCATTGTCGTATTCTTACAATGAAAGCTTGGTTAGGATAGCGTTTTGTGAGCTATAATGCACCTGAGGTGAAACACTGTCGGAATTCTGCCATAGAAATAAAGCGAAATGCTGCCAGATTTTCTTCGTGGAAATTTGGAAATGATTCCAAACACACTTGGGAAGTATCGATCAACACCACACCCTTTCCGAATCCAAACCACAAAGCCTAATTTGTTTAAAGCCCTAAAAGATAATGCCAATAGCTTGTTTTCAACTGCCAATGTCCTCAAATTatgat from Castanea sativa cultivar Marrone di Chiusa Pesio chromosome 11, ASM4071231v1 harbors:
- the LOC142616764 gene encoding protein neprosin-like, which encodes MALPCGSERRWSRAVKMIFCLFFLIPMSSAGNRNTNIIFNKKQKLEVQQQLKRLNKPALKSIKSPDGDIIDCIDIYKQPAFDHPLLKNHTIQMRPSFYPERFSFDESNNASSNSEPKFTQLWHLNGRCPEGTIPIRRTKEEDLLRAGSPANYGRKKYLTNPNPQDDEETIHEHATYTEDGDRYYGMMAEVNAWNPHTQERFEFSIAQFWIIAGTNGVDLNSIEAGTQVSESLYGDKNTRLFLFWTADAYHNTGCYNLMCPGFVQVSHQIAPGATISPLSTYNGPQYSVNFYVRRDINGDGNWWLTVADRFDLGYWPSALFPLLSDTAEAVKWGGEVINLRKGGQHTTTQMGSGHFAEEGPNKASYFSNLNVIDGNKLLRAPWHTHTFTPKPDCYNIQDYGDYFYYGGPGRNPNCP